GACTACCTGATGGCTTGGACCACCACAACTTTGAATTCGTCGGAGATCTCCGACACGAAGGTGGCGATCTGCTTCATCAGACGATCGACGGAGCTCTCCGCTCCGGTTTTCAGGAGAGTAGTTATCGCCAGCGTGGCGATCGATCTGTTCGAATCCGTAATCAGATTCTCCAGATCGAGATTGCAGGCGGTGACTGCCGCTGGATGGGACATCGCGACCTTGTTGAGGGTCCTGACCGCGGCGAAGCGGAGCGCTGGTTTCGGCGAGCCGCAGAACAGCTGCAGGACGCTGATCGCGGGCCCGATCTCGCGGGCGCCGCTGCGCCCAAGATTAACCAAGGCGTGCGCCGCCTCGTACACAACCATCTCGGACTTGTGACGCAGGCAGGACTCGATAAAGCCTATTAGCTCCTCGCCCTCGTCCACCTCGTCCAGTAGTTTGTACGCCATTCTGATCAGCATGCACGCCGCGTACGGGCTCTTAGGACTCGTTTTCATCAGCTTGGCGACTAGCTTAATTACCGCGTGCTTGTCCGCCTTACGTGCCTGATATAAAACGCCCAGTGCATGATATTGCACCATCACGTTGTTGGAATTCAGTGCCTCCTGCGCTTCGTTCGCCCATCGCCTCGCAACATCGCCAGATACACTGGTCAGATGCAGGGAGGAGACCAGGGCAGCGCTGGACACAGCCGGCGAGCGATCGACGATAGCCTGCTTCATGTAACGCTCAATGGCCGCGAGCATGCTACCATCGGTGATGGTGCAGAGCGCCCGGATCGCGGCCGCTCGATACAAGTCCTCCTTCCCTGTCATGTCCTTCGTCAGACTTGATGTAACGATGATCACGTCCTCGGCGAGAGAGCTCAGTTCCTTAATACCTAGATAAACCAGTCGCCTCAGTATAACGTCACGCGACTGAAACAGCTTGGTCATAGCAAAGAAAGCCTCTGTCGCCTCTGTAGTGCCCAGCTGCTCACCCTGGTTGAGCAGGTAGAGGATCTTGGTGAGAATATGGGCACATTTTCGCGGATTCACCGGCGTGTTGTTGAACGTGCGCGCCTCCTGGAGCACCGTGGTTTTCTCCAGGTTCTGGAACGGGTTTCCGCCACCTTGCTCAGACAGGAAAGACGTATGTCAGCGATAGATAGACGTcagcattatattttaataatttggaCATATGTAGTTGAAAGAAGTTGTTACAAAAAACATACAATCCGATAATATCGAGTCATAATACTTATTACTATTGTAAGATtgtgtttatttaaaagtgtCAAAGAGAACATCCGATAACCTGCACGCGGCTTCTACTCTTCGCAAGCTTGCGTTAAAAATGATAAGAAGTATTAAAATTCGTTATTACCgtcctcctcttccttcttGTCGCGCTTAAACGTAATCATGTCTCGCTACAAATAGGCTGTTGGAAGGTGAGAAGGTACCACGACACGTCAGCCAACGTGTTCTAAACGGCCATTGCAGTTTGCCTTTGCTACTTTTCCCACCGGAGCACAAAGATACGACAAGTGACGAGTGACCATCCGTTGggttaaaaaaaacagaaacgatcaaataaatattaattgcactTGCAGAAAAACATCAAGTGCGaaatttcagtactgacaaTGAATTTGGAACGCAGGTAGTATAAAAAACCGTCGCTAATTAcaatacaaatacaaattaaagttaaaaaaatattgatattattgactattgataagtataaatgttaattatataattaaattgtacttttgttaaataaatatcaatatcagAGATTCGATCGACAACGCTTAGCGAAGACTCAAACCAACTTAGCAGAAATTTAAACCTAAGTTAACGAAGACTTAAACCTAATTAGGTTTAAATCTCTGCTAAGTTGGATATGCTGATGCAGGATCTACAATGGCAGcaggagtaagaagtaagaaatatgaaatgagatttgcccattttgtttattcccagtttttaattgatcaattgttactcttactcCTTCCTCCATTATTCCTGCTGCCATTGTAGACAATGTAGACCCTGCATTATAGTGATGTCTTAAAGACGTCATGGAAGATGCTTCAAGACATGCATGTTGTTTgggaaaatttgaatatagCAGGATTAGAttacattacatgtaaaataaacatcaaaatataaatatgtattaagtTATTACACgtatataaatcaattaagTTGTGATCATAAAACATGCAGGTTTtcattagaaataataaaaattacatcttagtgtttttaaagtttattatatatttaaagtatacataatattataaacaggataataaatttctttccaaatcaaatgtattaataattttataacttaattacttttttcttattttgttatcAAATTTACAATGGTTTACATTGAATGTAGTcttctctataaaaaaatcgtGCAAACATAACGTAAATAGtagtgtaattatttattgtttaagattattatatttagattgtcaatatttaaaaaagtgaaatgGTTATGAATTCTCAATAAAGCTATTACAAAAGTTACTATACTGAACTTTATAtcattcatttatatatatatatatataataaataatgtaaagctCAATAtagttacttttattatataaacatttaagtCCATGACATttgttaatgtataaatatagaaagatATAAAGTGTATGCAtataatgtgtatgtgtgtgtacacaaaacaaaaagtaatataattaattttgtatcaacttttattatatatatagttttttatatcttatatttatgaattttaagtatctttatatgtatttagttaaaataaaagaatatatgagAGTTGCTGAAAACTCTCCcccttcttcctcttcctcttcctcttcctcttcctctccctcttcctcttcctcttccccTTTCTTGTCCTCTCTCTGTATCACTATCTCTTTCACCATTAATTCTTCCATCTTGGTTGCGTTCTCTTAGGGCAGTTCCGACAGCTGTTTGTATGAGAACCTCTAATTCtgctttctaaaaaataaaaaaataaacgtatatATCATGTAAAAACATCTTAATTAcgtatgcaaataaaataataataaaattaattaaagcatGCTACTATAcgtataatgtaatttttcaaataaaatttttaaataaaataatgttaattctGTTGTTACAACTAACATtagcaattaatttaacagtAGCTCTACAttctcttattaaaatatttacaattaacgCAGAAAAACTGTACATATATACGATTgacaattatttcttatatattttaattctctcttacgcgcgcgcgcgtgtgtgtatgtgtctAAAGTCTGTCTTGATTTGAGGTGCAtgcaaataatgttattattatcaataatactaattaaaaactaaaaacaaaagtgtgtgtgtgtgtgtgtgtgtgtgtgtgtgtgtgtgtgtggtgtggactctaatattaaactaacaaaattttaaacgttttatgatttaatctaatatataatttatatatatatatatatatatatatatatatatataaagtttttatatttacacgtAATGTAATTAGCGTGTCAGGGTTCATTGCAGACACAGACGTTGTAGTCAGTGCCATTGTTGTTGATGCAGGCATTGCAGTCCATGACGTCGTTGACTCGGGCGTTGCCGTTGACGTCATTGTCGTTATTGCCAATGCAGTCGTTCTTGTAGATGTTCTCGTTGATGTTCCTGTTATTCCTGACGTCATCATTGTTGACATTGTTGTCATTGCTGTCACTGTCGCAGGCATTGCCGTCGACGTCGTCATTATAGTCAATGCAGGTGGCTCTGATTTTATCGTCGCAGGCATTTCCATCGATGTCATTAATGCAGACATTACTATtatacagtaaaaatttttaagtttaaaacatttcacaTGTTTTGAGTAATccatctaaattttttattaatttaactttaacacaaaaaacaaatatgttcGAATATAATACAAGTGtcatagtaaatataaattactacaaaaaatgcaatactgacatcatttagaaataaattataaaaattttcctctctctccctctctcagtaaattattaatttaaattaaataatataacgacAAATACATTCcctagtaaaaaaaagtaataaatttttaattttcaaactcttaacatttcattaactttaatcttacACTTGGGGTAGAATAAACCTCATTGGTTTCTGGCTTAGTTTTAgacttcataaattttttaaactgtataaaaatttaaattgcccCAAAATAACTTTAGGCATTATTTTTAGAAGTTTAAAGAatgttaaaaactttttcgagccaaaatgtttaatatacaaGTAATAACCATTTAAAGAGACTGGAGTGTATTATACCCCTTGTGTAGAATACTGAATTATTTGATAGTGTGTAgaattatgattaaatttaatgaaattaataaaatctgcaataaaattttaattatattccaCTGGaagattttttatgtttcatgaaaaatagataatattttaaggagaatttaattaaaaatataataactttcacaaaaaattattaatactattcaGTAATACtattcagtaaaaaaataaaaatttattaacattctaACAAATTCATGACTTTTATTTACaatgaaattgtaaataaaaaatcgcaGATACTTTATAATGACAAAtaaatgacattttaatacgtttttattcacttttattcaatttcttaaaatttgtttcaaaattactatttttattatttgtttatttatccctaaattgttattttaacactaagaaatgttaaatttaatacaaattattaaaataatacaattacattaaatcAATACTTGAACagattgaaaatttaacacaaaataagaatttatgttaacacaaatataaaatgtatttttacttGGCATTGTTGATGCAGGAGTTGTGGTATACGCCATCGATGGTGCAGGCATTGCCGTTATTGCGGTCGGTGTCGTTGACGTAGGCATCGTAAGCGTCGTCATTATCGTTGATGCAGATGTTACCGTTAATGTAGATGTCGACATTGTTGCTACTGTGGACGTTGTCGTTGACACAGCTATTTCTTGCAACAATGCCATTTTTGTTGATGTAGGTCTGgtgaagtttaataaaatttgggtgAAATTTCgatataacattttgtttaattttttgtttattttaaaacattttaatcaatgatttaataaaaatattatgaaaaattcattaattttaataaaattaatttgtcatctataattttatcaaaacttattacactttttataaaatttctttactttttcaaaaagtattaataattttttgataaaattttattacatttttattaaactcaTTAAGACATCCttttaaacacaaaaaatactttttagcgaaatataataaaaatttcgttgtatatttattgagatttcattaaaatttttctatcaaGAAGACATGTAGTTCGTCCTgtcattgaaatatttaagacaTTGCAGCAATTATTTTTGATGATTTTGTCGTCAACATCGTTATTAATGCAGTCGGTGTCATTGATGACAATACAATTATTGTAGTACATGGCGTCATTGTTGTGAACAAGGATATTTTAGTCGTTTTGAACACAGGCGGTCCACACTATAGTTGTTAAAGCAGGCATTGCCATTGACATCATCATTAATGGAATCATTGTCATTGGACTGCTCTTTGTcattgcactggtgcaatgagctagaataagacaaatatattttttctctctccaaCTTATTGCATCAATACAACAATGCAGCAACAAAGAACAGGCCTATTTGATGCTACTGTGGTCCACGTCATTGTCGCGGTCCATGTCGTCGTTGTGAACGCAGATATCGCGGTCACTATCGTCGTTATCGTCAATGTGGTTTTTGTCATCAATGGCAACAGTATCGTTGACTTTACACTAGcgttaacgtcattttttttctacagctttctacactgaaaaaaattttactataaattaaaataacagaaaaaaaaattaacattacatGCATTTGGTTTGACAATTTTGTCCtacaaattttctttctgTAAAACATGATTATAAatcttacaattatatttataatattcatatttatatatgtcttAAATAAACTACACAGTAAAGAttcgtgtatgtgtgtgtgtgtaaaaattattaaggtttTTTTATGCTTGTAAAAGTAGTGAAGATcaacttagaaatatttaaagtatatagAGATGTGTTGAAAGACATCTGCAAACAATATTGAATAGAGATTTTTAATTGCCTacaaatcataataaaaaaaatccatgaatattttacaatacagaaatatagtgtgctttccagcaggacacagtgtaacacaaTGTCCATTAGTGTGAGAAAGAACATATCAGTGTGTCTCACTCACACTaatggacactgtgttacattgcgtcttgctggaaagcacacatAGTCTCCATTAATATTCACGAATTGCATATTTATTGAtagaaatgatatattttgtcCATACTGTTGAACTAGTGgtgttacaatatattatacatgtgcatacatgtatgtactgtaatatacaaatatttgcaaaatctCATAACAATACAAATCAACATTTTCGTagcttatttcttttaatataaagaaaattgaacATGCTGTTACATAAAACGAAGTATCGGATATGTTTATATTCACTTGTAAGATATTCGTAAACACGAAGACCCGTTCTATGCAGACCACGCTTCTAAAGATGttgatgctttttttttaatcattctaTCCGTTTTACGTCtaataaacaagaaaaatagaatGACGAAAAAAAGCACGCTGAGTCAAGATATTCAATCACATTCTTTCCTTCAAGAAATATGTATGAGAACAGCAAGAaacttaatttgtaataataatagataatattaggataccttatatttttttggtaCCTTTTGATTCTGTCCATTAAGAGCACAAATTCAGGCTGAAGGCCTTTACAAGCAATTACAAGAAATTAGTTACATTTCCAATTTATCTACATGTATTTGGAGATGCAGTATAAAAGGATATGATTCCACTTACAccgaaatttattaatcagGAAGATAAATACAAATCAATCGTTCTTCCAGACTTGCCGCCGCCAAGTGTTAAACCAGTGTTGCCATTTGCAAGAAATTGATCGTATTCGTTGGTATTCGTGTAATCGTGTCGACACCATGGTGTATGAAGACAAGAGTCAAAGCAATAGCTGCGTTCAGTGGAGAATGTAACGGTGAAATTATTCTCCAACACGATTGGTTCTTGCCCTTAGTTCCTGTTggatctaaatatataaaccaattatataaaagaattttacaatggCCGCGTTCAGCAGACACAACTGTTGAGTGAGTagtggtttgttcgcgtcacatgccccaacatgctcctatttaccccaacgcactccaatacgttgattccgatgacgccaacctattatgcccagtctacaatgagtcgttggtcgttggtcgtaagaaatttaaccaattatgttcggttattcttctctaagatcaactgtgattggttaaatttcttacgaccaacgaccaacgactcattgtagactgggcattagaatgcgttgaagtgagtaggagcatgtcggagcatggcgacgcgaacaaaccattgGTCTCTTCTGATTCGATGCGGGCGTTAAGCACGCGGTCACATGATTAGTttgtcgctctctctctctcagagGCTCACTAAACAGACAGAGAGACCGTGTCTCTTCTGATTCGATGGGGGCGTTCACGTGATCAGTTTGCCACTCTTTCCCTCAGAGGCTCTCATGTATTGTAAACAAAAATGGCGTCAGCTTTGGAGAACTTGGAAGCTCAATTAGAACTCTTTATCGAGAACGTACGGCAAATACGCATTATAGTGAGCGATTTTCAACCGCAAGGGCAAAATGTATTGAATCAAAAGATGTGAGTATTCGTGCAATGTGCATATGTTCACATATTCGCACATGAAGATATTACCTTTATTAATTAACCTTGTAGCAGCATACGGTTTGTCGCACTTTATGCTTTATGTCACAAttaagcaataataaattgttgcaTGTACTTATTAGAAGTACATTTTccaaatttgaatatatatatatatatatatatatattaataattaaagaagctAAGGgacaatatatttatgtggATTAAAATAAggcataaatttaaattttttcgtgaaagaaaaagaagagaaatcaCGTTTATTCCATTGTAAAGATCACATTTATCtctatttgacatttatttaatttttatttgaaaaatatgaaatagttACTATATTCATGTTTTCtatttatgtttttgaaaCATATTATCTGCTCAAGACAACAGTAATTCGACCAATTATCATCGATTcctaaataaacatttctgCATATTGTTCGCATATTGACAAAATTTGAAGATTATATACTTAAAGATGCATCCTTATAACATTATATGATATATGACATTAATGTCAGCAAAAGAAAGAGGTCTTccattattatgaaaattgcaacaatttgttgcttattttatcaaaagtaGAATGGATTAAGTTGTTACTATTAAAGCAATGatctaatagatattttatgcTGTTACATGGGatcacaatttataaataaatgtttgcatGTTATGTTCAACATGTCTATCTGAATTATATTAGATCTATGGATAAGagaatttataagattttttgtatgtgaaaaattaaaataaaaataagttgcaacaaaattatctttatcaaaatagtttttatttatagttagAACATTGCCAGTAGGAAGTTATTAAGAGTAATGAAaactattttacttattaatgttaactattaatttattttaaataaacattattgatgcaacttattttttacgaatgttttaatttatcaaaaacttTACAACTAAAACTTATACATggacaattaataattaatattacggaattaaaaatatatttaggaaattacagaatttttttcttttagtcaAGGCTTAGTCAATGGCTTACAGGAAATTGACAAGCTGAAGTCTCAGGTACAAGATGTTCATGTGCCACTGGAGGTGTTTGAGTAagtctaataatattgatgttaaaatttatgcgTTGATTATACTACCTactgacaaaattattattaattaaaaatacttattttagttatattgATCAAGGGAGAAATCCGCAATTATATACCAAAGACTGCATAGAGAAAGCTCTGACCAAGAATGAACAAGTGAAAGGAAAAATCGACGCTTATAGGAAATTTAAAGCGAACATGCTGGTGGAACTGAATCGAGTTTTCCCAAATGAACTAACCAAATACAGAGCTATTCGTGGAGATGAGTAGAATAATCTAGTTTTAAGTATCAGATTTTGACAAACAAATGTTTTTGCAAACAATATTGcatgttataatttatgtgtaatttataatttcaaaatttatagtttttataattttaaaatttattaattctagaacactattatgtatgtaaattGGCAGTCTGCAGATTGAATTTGAtttgtctttttattctttctttcaagttaataaaagttaaggTCAAAGATCTAggtcatattttataaatattataaatatatgttattacattaCCTCATAAGTATCATTCAATGACAATAGCGTTctaggattaaaaaatgtactacatgtgcataattattttcttgtagATGTACAATATCAAATGTAAAAGGACtgattattattgctattataTCCTTCAATAATCAAAGACAGTCTCTAGCCAATATCAGAGAGctgtatataaaaagaaaaatcatagCGCCGTCAATAGAGAATAATCTGGCGAtgagctttttttttatttttttaaattttagataagcAAGTTATAGATTTATACAAATAGGACTAACGAGCGAGCGGGCAAACCAAGTGTAGCGCGAATCGATCTTTGCATCTACAGAGGACTGCCtcttttacattcttttttttggggggagggggggtcGACTCACAAAGCTCTGTCGAGGTAATCGAGGTAATCGGTTTCTAACAGCGAATTTGAATGGTCAGGTGCAAATTAAAGCACATACTAAAAAGGTTGCTGTAcacaaattgaaataaaaaaatgtgcgtgtgtgtgtacgcgaCTTAACAAAGGAGATTGTTTACGCGCGCAATCTATGCAGTGCACatggcgtttttttttttgttcacaGATAAATAAGATGTTGAACATCTCGGTCTCGCACTGGTCGCCACTAGTGCGAGGCTTCGTTTTTTGTTCTAACTATTGAAGCGCAGTTTTCACATCTTTGCTCTTCACAAACTTCAGTATTAAGCAACACTGTCTCATCGTTCATAGAAGGGCAATTCTTGATCAGCTTGTGAATCTGATGGCTTGATATTACGCGCCAATttccataataaatataccatCGGTATGATCGATTTAAATGTCTGCAGCTTGTTTCACTCGTAGCGCTCGATCACGAGTCTGTGAGAGAGCCAACGTTTCATACAATATTGTTGGACCACCCAATCGTCGTACCCGATACACATAATCCGTATTCACCCACATGAACTTGCTTGTCGTTGATGTATATAAtgtgattttctataaattaaaataaattatgtaattttctaaaaattaaacttacaagagtattaaaagttttgttttttattcttagtTCACATAACCCGCATTAATTAAAGCAATACACTTGTgcaaattttcttgaatatcGTCAGGCtatgttttgtattaaaacactTGTTTGTATTACATTTGCATTGTGcacatgaaattattttacattcaatatattaatgataaactAAGAAATTGCTGGCATTTACAAAAATGcgattattgttataaattaatcaatatagttggaattaaaatttattgttatagaAACTAATTACCAAGTtgtgaaaaaaagtaaagggAAATGGGCATAATCAGGAAAATCTCGTTGTATATTGAGacatgataataaattatctatcGATGTCAAGTACGACTTTCATGATTAGTCACAAAACAGATGTACTATAGTTTTCTGACgattgtaacataaaattaatataaaatgtgttaagAGTGTGGATAATAGATATAAACTCTGCATTcgcatattatttaattggtTGAATATAGGATATACAAGAATCATCGTGGTAATATAATTGtctcacataaaaaatttgatataatgaTTACtgaaaataaacgttaaatattcaTTCAGTTGTTTGTCAGTGACAAACAGCTGAAGGAATATTTGAAGTTTATTTTCAGTAGTCAATATATCACGTGttgcatatattataatgttaaataatgtaGCAATTTGATAAGACAAGaagagaatttaattttagatacaTATAGATAAATGTTAGTGcgtaaaaacacaaaaaattatttattgtgctAGCAAAGGAGAGAAGCTGGTTATGGACTAGATGTGAGGTTATGGAATTCACAATATTGCTACTtaaaattccaaaataaacataaaattcagcgaaattttattaagggGACCGGTGACGGTTAAAGATGTCGAAAATTAACTTGcgtttaattgttaataacaaagCCATGGATTAATAtagaacttttattttttgtggtATTAACTACaacattataaagtaaaaaaatcc
This sequence is a window from Monomorium pharaonis isolate MP-MQ-018 chromosome 3, ASM1337386v2, whole genome shotgun sequence. Protein-coding genes within it:
- the LOC105828996 gene encoding cell wall protein DAN4 isoform X1, which encodes MLYRNFTQILLNFTRPTSTKMALLQEIAVSTTTSTVATMSTSTLTVTSASTIMTTLTMPTSTTPTAITAMPAPSMAYTTTPASTMPIMSALMTSMEMPATIKSEPPALTIMTTSTAMPATVTAMTTMSTMMTSGITGTSTRTSTRTTALAITTMTSTATPESTTSWTAMPASTTMALTTTSVSAMNPDTLITLRKAELEVLIQTAVGTALRERNQDGRINGERDSDTERGQERGRGRGRGRGRGRGRGRGRRGRVFSNSHIFFYFN
- the LOC105828996 gene encoding cell wall protein DAN4 isoform X2 — encoded protein: MALLQEIAVSTTTSTVATMSTSTLTVTSASTIMTTLTMPTSTTPTAITAMPAPSMAYTTTPASTMPIMSALMTSMEMPATIKSEPPALTIMTTSTAMPATVTAMTTMSTMMTSGITGTSTRTSTRTTALAITTMTSTATPESTTSWTAMPASTTMALTTTSVSAMNPDTLITLRKAELEVLIQTAVGTALRERNQDGRINGERDSDTERGQERGRGRGRGRGRGRGRGRGRRGRVFSNSHIFFYFN
- the LOC105835068 gene encoding mediator of RNA polymerase II transcription subunit 10 encodes the protein MASALENLEAQLELFIENVRQIRIIVSDFQPQGQNVLNQKIQGLVNGLQEIDKLKSQVQDVHVPLEVFDYIDQGRNPQLYTKDCIEKALTKNEQVKGKIDAYRKFKANMLVELNRVFPNELTKYRAIRGDE